In Nitrospira lenta, one genomic interval encodes:
- a CDS encoding DUF4403 family protein, with amino-acid sequence MMQHRSQAKTYLVRTVGGMLWAGIPAVFLLTWLVSSPLLQASSDIIIPKPTDVLLPPPPPPTLEPSVVNLKVGKTLREMREAVESSIAVHHEHEQEWILGKRQLNGVPFDYQYYLWRGPVRFKITGGRLITEFPDAQYRVRVRLKDPNGRARIAECGYGENANLHMKLDAASDVRWSEDWLISTTTQFGRPQFGEPCSLKPIDLDVTELVDEWITQRLPSLASAIDQAFLTQVEAKKRAQIVWEKLQEPMELRSGTWLMYHPQNPRPGLLTLDGDQSIHTTISLGFDPMIVVGPKPQVDNNPLPPLHIGAAAPEGFHLAMPMLVPYEELSARLAEEIVGQEIIPLVGSRITITGIRTYGSGNNLIIEVTVTGGVNGTLYLQGKPSLTPDGQTLELSEFNFTIDTSNLLARFTNLAAHNIILEKILPNMKIDVAGRMAGLRSLIQRQMNRELAPGIWLEGTVTRLDPRGIYPVPGGIEVQFVLDGTLNLTIQ; translated from the coding sequence ATGATGCAGCATCGATCACAGGCAAAGACTTACCTGGTTCGTACAGTCGGCGGCATGTTATGGGCCGGAATTCCAGCTGTTTTCCTGCTGACCTGGTTGGTGAGCTCGCCCCTGCTCCAGGCCAGCTCCGATATCATCATTCCGAAACCGACCGATGTGCTCTTGCCGCCGCCCCCACCCCCGACACTCGAGCCCTCCGTCGTCAATCTGAAAGTCGGGAAGACCCTCCGGGAAATGAGGGAGGCGGTGGAATCATCGATTGCCGTCCACCATGAGCATGAGCAGGAATGGATCTTGGGAAAGCGGCAGCTCAACGGGGTTCCCTTCGACTATCAATACTATCTCTGGAGAGGGCCGGTACGTTTCAAAATAACAGGCGGTCGGCTCATTACCGAATTTCCCGATGCGCAATATCGTGTTCGAGTGCGGCTGAAAGATCCGAACGGACGCGCGAGGATCGCAGAATGCGGGTATGGAGAGAACGCAAATCTGCACATGAAACTGGATGCCGCGTCGGACGTTCGATGGAGCGAGGACTGGCTCATCTCCACCACCACACAGTTTGGCCGCCCGCAATTCGGAGAACCCTGCAGCTTGAAGCCGATCGACCTTGATGTGACCGAGTTGGTCGACGAGTGGATCACTCAACGGCTGCCGTCTCTGGCCTCAGCCATCGATCAGGCCTTCCTCACGCAAGTCGAGGCGAAAAAACGAGCCCAGATCGTCTGGGAGAAACTTCAGGAGCCGATGGAACTCAGATCCGGCACCTGGCTGATGTACCATCCTCAAAACCCACGGCCCGGTCTATTAACCCTGGATGGCGACCAATCGATCCACACCACCATCAGCCTGGGCTTTGATCCGATGATCGTCGTAGGTCCCAAGCCGCAGGTCGACAACAATCCCCTGCCCCCCCTCCACATCGGAGCCGCCGCGCCGGAAGGCTTTCATCTGGCCATGCCGATGCTCGTTCCCTACGAGGAGTTAAGTGCACGGCTGGCGGAGGAGATCGTGGGCCAGGAAATTATTCCGCTGGTCGGTTCCAGAATCACGATTACCGGCATCCGGACCTACGGGAGCGGCAACAACCTCATCATCGAGGTTACGGTGACCGGAGGAGTGAATGGCACGCTCTATCTTCAGGGCAAACCCTCTCTCACTCCAGACGGGCAGACCCTGGAACTGAGTGAGTTTAATTTCACGATAGATACGTCCAACCTGCTAGCACGATTCACCAATCTCGCCGCACACAATATCATCCTGGAGAAAATACTGCCTAACATGAAGATTGACGTGGCAGGCCGCATGGCGGGGCTCCGCTCACTGATTCAGCGACAGATGAACCGTGAACTGGCTCCAGGCATTTGGCTTGAAGGCACCGTGACGAGGTTGGATCCTCGCGGCATCTACCCCGTCCCAGGCGGGATAGAAGTGCAGTTCGTCCTGGATGGCACACTCAATCTGACCATTCAATGA